In the Malaya genurostris strain Urasoe2022 chromosome 1, Malgen_1.1, whole genome shotgun sequence genome, one interval contains:
- the LOC131431892 gene encoding methionine--tRNA ligase, mitochondrial-like yields MMRNLHQVRSFCSQIKPYSFVTTPIFYVNAAPHIGHLYSAVIADAIHRFNGLVNRPQSSHSTSIFCTGTDEHGTKIQQAAQNHSVPVATYCQQISDRYRGLFNNFDISHTRFIRTTDQDHMVAVQHFWKALEATGNIYSAQYSGWYCIPDETFLTESQLKENDQGIKVSAESGHPVEWTEEKNFMFRLNCYQDDVVHWIKGCKDRVVPEKFQKILLDFLQDPLPDISISRPKTRVSWGVEVPSDSSQSVYVWLDALVNYLTVAGYPKEEFRQKWPPTVQVLGKDILKFHGVYWPAFLIAAGLEPPKQLLVHSHWTVDNQKMSKSKFNVIDPNERAVLYIPEGIRYFLLREGVAHSDGNYSDTKICRILNAELADTFGNLLSRCCGKVLNPEAVIPVVDRASLESLLAIEATQRMLDLLHELPEKTRLNYQQYNFYVVVDCVIQMLHATNNFFETTTPWKCKGPDGKLKLQTILAVTMEVLRQTAIILQPIVPRLSGQVLDKLNVNGDHRSWCDLKVQFNQRERPLADSESVLFRRIVLPKTETPVPVSKVKKEKTKS; encoded by the exons ATGATGAGAAATCTGCATCAAGTTCGGTCTTTCTGTAGCCAAATTAAACCTTATTCATTCGTGACAACTCCAATATTCTACGTTAATGCTG cACCCCACATTGGTCATCTGTACTCTGCCGTCATTGCGGACGCGATTCATCGATTCAATGGACTAGTGAATCGACCACAATCCTCACATTCCACGTCAATATTCTGCACCGGAACGGATGAACACGGCACAAAGATCCAACAGGCTGCTCAAAACCATTCGGTTCCAGTTGCTACGTATTGTCAGCAGATCTCCGATCGATATCGTGGTCTGTTCAACAATTTCGACATATCACACACACGTTTTATTCGCACAACAGATCAGGATCACATGGTAGCGGTTCAGCACTTTTGGAAAGCTTTGGAAGCGACGGGAAATATTTACTCAGCACAGTATTCCGGCTGGTACTGCATACCGGATGAAACTTTTCTAACCGAAAGTCAGCTAAAGGAGAACGACCAAGGAATAAAAGTGTCGGCAGAGTCCGGGCACCCTGTAGAGTGGACCGAAGAAAAGAATTTTATGTTCCGTCTGAATTGCTACCAAGACGACGTTGTGCATTGGATTAAAGGTTGCAAAGACCGAGTGGTTccggaaaaatttcaaaaaattttactggATTTTCTCCAGGACCCGTTACCGGATATTTCAATATCACGACCAAAGACCAGAGTCTCTTGGGGTGTTGAAGTTCCTTCGGATTCTTCTCAGTCCGTCTATGTGTGGTTGGATGCCTTGGTGAACTACCTCACCGTGGCGGGTTATCCGAAAGAGGAGTTTCGTCAAAAGTGGCCACCGACAGTACAGGTACTAGGAAAAGATATTCTTAAATTTCACGGAGTTTATTGGCCTGCCTTCCTGATTGCTGCGGGACTAGAGCCTCCCAAGCAGCTCCTAGTACATTCACATTGGACTGTTGATAACCAAAAGATGTCCAAGAGTAAGTTCAATGTgattgatccgaatgaaagagCCGTTCTGTATATTCCCGAGGGCATTCGATATTTTTTGCTAAGAGAAGGTGTAGCACATAGCGATGGAA ATTATAGTGATACGAAAATTTGCCGAATCTTGAATGCCGAATTAGCCGACACCTTTGGCAATCTTCTGTCTCGTTGTTGTGGAAAGGTTTTAAACCCAGAAGCTGTTATTCCTGTTGTCGATCGAGCTTCGTTGGAGTCTTTACTTGCAATTGAAGCTACCCAGAGGATGCTGGACCTGTTGCACGAATTACCGG AAAAAACTCGTCTCAACTACCAACAGTACAACTTCTATGTGGTGGTAGATTGCGTGATACAGATGTTGCACGCAACGAATAACTTTTTCGAAACAACTACACCATGGAAATGCAAGGGCCCAGATGGGAAACTCAAATTACAAACCATACTAGCCGTGACGATGGAAGTTCTACGGCAAACTGCAATCATTCTGCAACCGATAGTACCACGATTGAGCGGCCAAGTTCTGGATAAGCTCAATGTAAACGGCGATCACAGGTCGTGGTGTGATTTGAAAGTACAGTTCAACCAGAGGGAACGTCCTTTAGCAGATTCCGAATCGGTTCTGTTCCGGAGAATAGTGCTTCCCAAGACAGAAACACCGGTTCCGGTGTCCAAAGTAAAAAAGGAGAAAACCAAAAGTTAG
- the LOC131431902 gene encoding Y+L amino acid transporter 2-like produces MKIQNVFTFAKLTALVSIILAGTWFMTTEKTDHFENAWEGDYALSSLAYAFYSGLFAFGGWNYLNFVTEELENPYKNLPRAIWIAMPMVTGIYVFVNMAYFAVVQRHDMLASIAVAVNFGYRMFGSVAWLVPIFVALSCFGGVNGILFTSARLFSTGAQEGHLPAWFSLVHVRRQTPIPALIFTCATSILTLFCADVVALINYFSQILWLSVAACVAGLLWLRVTKPNMPRPIRVNLALPIIFLTCCLILVLLPSFTEPLNLLIGLGITLSGVPVYYICVVWNSNKRSRNRPMAWIERGCQILFNAAIVDCHHDRKNDREMSDMQTSIVDEKNVYN; encoded by the exons ATGAAGATACAGAATGTGTTTACGTTCGCCAAACTGACGGCTCTGGTGTCCATCATACTGGCAGGAACCTGGTTCATGACTACGGAAAAGACGGATCACTTCGAGAATGCCTGGGAGGGAGACTATGCATTGTCCAGTTTGGCGTACGCATTCTACTCGGGTCTGTTTGCGTTCGGAGGATGGAACTATCTGAATTTTGTtaccgaagagttggaaaatccGTACAA gaaCCTTCCTCGTGCCATCTGGATTGCAATGCCAATGGTCACCGGGATCTATGTGTTCGTCAACATGGCCTACTTCGCCGTAGTTCAGCGGCACGACATGCTTGCTTCAATCGCAGTGGCCGTGAACTTCGGTTACCGTATGTTCGGTTCCGTGGCCTGGCTCGTACCGATCTTCGTGGCTCTTAGTTGCTTCGGCGGTGTCAATGGCATTCTGTTCACCTCGGCTCGACTGTTTTCGACTGGTGCACAAGAAGGACATCTACCGGCATGGTTCTCGTTGGTTCACGTGCGACGCCAAACACCGATACcagcattgatttttacc TGCGCTACTTCGATCCTGACGCTATTCTGTGCCGACGTGGTTGCTTTGATCAACTactttagccaaattttgtggctCTCGGTTGCTGCTTGCGTAGCCGGACTATTGTGGTTACGTGTGACCAA ACCCAACATGCCTCGTCCTATCCGAGTGAATTTGGCACTACCGATTATTTTCCTTACgtgctgtctgatactggtactgCTACCATCGTTCACCGAACCTCTGAATCTGCTGATCGGTCTTGGTATTACACTTTCCGGCGTACCGGTGTACTACATCTGCGTAGTATGGAACAGTAACAAGCGATCCCGGAATCGACCGATGGCTTGGATCGAACGAGGCTGCCAGATACTGTTCAATGCGGCCATTGTTgactgtcaccacgatcgaAAGAATGACCGCGAGATGTCCGACATGCAGACTAGTATTGTGGACGAGAAAAATGTGTACAACTAA